From Variovorax sp. J2L1-78, the proteins below share one genomic window:
- a CDS encoding gamma-glutamylcyclotransferase family protein → MPQPEEATRHVFVYGTLRRGERNDIARYRPLPLFVGPASIDGCLYDLGAYPGIVLGRGGRVVGEVYRITAAVEAALDILEEVKADGSGEYRKREVPVMVAGQALDCLVYEIHPERLTGRPLITGGDWRRR, encoded by the coding sequence ATGCCCCAACCCGAAGAAGCGACTCGCCATGTGTTCGTCTACGGCACCTTGCGCCGCGGGGAGCGCAACGACATCGCGCGCTACCGTCCGCTGCCGCTGTTCGTCGGCCCGGCGTCGATCGACGGCTGTCTGTACGACCTCGGGGCCTATCCCGGGATCGTTCTGGGCAGGGGTGGCCGTGTGGTGGGCGAGGTGTACCGCATCACGGCAGCGGTCGAGGCCGCGCTCGACATCCTCGAAGAAGTGAAGGCCGACGGATCGGGCGAGTACCGCAAGCGGGAGGTGCCGGTGATGGTGGCCGGTCAGGCGCTGGACTGCCTGGTCTACGAGATCCACCCGGAGCGACTGACCGGTCGGCCCCTGATCACCGGTGGCGATTGGCGTCGCCGCTGA
- a CDS encoding DMT family transporter: MHDPRRLVAYGCLALSMSLVGAYVALSKPLVAAFPVLLLAWLRFGIAALAMPHWLRRPADEAPMTGRTRGLVFLESFLGNFMFSICMLFGVSLTSAVSAGVIMASIPAVVAVASWLFLRERIGWRVGMAIGCAAIGIGLLALTPAHAHAPADSAAPRASMPWLGNVLVFCAVLCEASYAVIGKSLTGRLGPKRISSLINLWGFVLSTPWGIWFALRFDFGAVSAGIWALLVVYALAASIWTVWLWMTGLQRVPAAQAGVFTVMLPVSAAVVGVVVLGETLSVPQIGAFAMALAGVVLATWPSRASTPTAH, encoded by the coding sequence ATCCACGATCCACGCCGCCTCGTCGCCTATGGTTGTCTTGCCCTGAGCATGTCTTTGGTGGGCGCATACGTGGCGCTCTCCAAGCCCCTGGTCGCCGCCTTTCCCGTGCTGTTGCTCGCGTGGCTGCGCTTCGGGATCGCCGCGCTGGCCATGCCGCACTGGCTGCGCCGGCCAGCCGACGAAGCGCCGATGACGGGGCGCACGCGCGGACTCGTGTTTCTCGAGTCCTTCCTCGGCAACTTCATGTTCTCAATCTGCATGCTCTTTGGCGTCAGCCTCACGAGCGCGGTGTCGGCCGGCGTGATCATGGCGTCGATTCCGGCCGTGGTCGCCGTCGCGAGCTGGCTCTTCCTGCGTGAACGCATCGGCTGGCGCGTCGGCATGGCCATCGGCTGCGCCGCAATCGGCATCGGCTTACTGGCACTGACGCCTGCGCATGCGCATGCGCCCGCCGACAGCGCGGCGCCGCGTGCATCGATGCCGTGGCTCGGCAACGTGTTGGTCTTCTGCGCCGTGCTGTGCGAAGCGTCGTATGCCGTCATCGGCAAGTCGCTGACCGGACGACTTGGCCCCAAGCGCATCTCGTCGCTGATCAACCTCTGGGGCTTCGTGCTGTCGACGCCCTGGGGCATCTGGTTCGCGCTGCGTTTCGATTTCGGCGCGGTCAGCGCAGGCATCTGGGCGCTGCTCGTCGTGTACGCGCTGGCCGCGAGCATCTGGACCGTGTGGCTCTGGATGACCGGCCTGCAGCGCGTGCCTGCGGCGCAGGCCGGCGTGTTCACCGTGATGCTGCCGGTGAGCGCTGCAGTCGTGGGCGTCGTGGTGCTCGGAGAAACACTCAGCGTGCCGCAGATCGGTGCCTTCGCAATGGCCCTGGCGGGCGTCGTTCTCGCCACCTGGCCCTCACGCGCATCGACGCCGACGGCGCACTGA
- a CDS encoding SWIB/MDM2 domain-containing protein produces MATAKKAPAKKAPAKKAAPAKKAAAPAKKAAPAKKAAPAKKAAPAKKAPAKKAAPAKKRTPNAAFMKALTPSPALAAVVGSTPLPRTAVVSKLWDYIKKNNLQDKANKRNINADAKLKEIFGKAQVSMFELAALIGKHVK; encoded by the coding sequence ATGGCAACTGCAAAGAAGGCTCCGGCCAAAAAGGCTCCCGCGAAGAAGGCTGCACCGGCCAAGAAGGCTGCAGCACCTGCGAAGAAGGCTGCTCCGGCCAAGAAGGCTGCACCCGCCAAGAAGGCCGCTCCGGCCAAGAAGGCTCCTGCGAAGAAGGCTGCACCCGCCAAGAAGCGCACGCCCAACGCCGCCTTCATGAAGGCCCTGACCCCCAGCCCGGCACTCGCCGCCGTCGTCGGCTCGACGCCGCTGCCGCGCACCGCTGTGGTCAGCAAGCTGTGGGACTACATCAAGAAGAACAACCTGCAGGACAAGGCCAACAAGCGCAACATCAACGCCGACGCCAAGCTGAAGGAAATCTTCGGCAAGGCCCAGGTCTCGATGTTCGAGCTCGCCGCCCTGATCGGCAAGCACGTCAAGTGA
- a CDS encoding thiamine pyrophosphate-binding protein: MSAQHAGRLIVECLLAQGVECAFGVPGESYLAVLDGFHAHRDRIRFIVNRQEGGAAFMAEAHGKLTGRPGICFVTRGPGATNASIGVHTAFQDSTPMILFVGDVGSDFRDREAFQEVDYGSFFGPSTKGFAKRVERIDDADRIPEYIARAFATAMNGRPGPVVLVLPEDMLRSMTSARPLTRVEAVEPWSDPGALRTLRQLLMKAQRPFVIAGGGGWTPQSAQALQRFAENWRLPVGNAFRYQDTFDNHHPLYAGDVGIAINPKLAARVKAADLIIAIGPRLGEMTTNGYTLLEAPKPMQTLVHIHASAEELNRVYQADLAINAGMSAAARSLEVLSAPPELPWEAWTAAANADYLANLEPQPLPGLPADAPRGAVDMAAVVVLLQKHLPADAAITNGAGNFASWVHRFFRYHGLAKGYKTQLAPTSGAMGYGVPAGIACHLTTGRTAFTIAGDGDFLMNGQELATASQHGGKSIIVLLNNGMFGTIRMHQEREYPRNVSGTALTNPDFCALARAYGYAAEKVTATDQFEAALLRALAADTGTLIEIPLDPEVITTRGTLSAITEAAQAKG; this comes from the coding sequence ATGAGCGCACAACATGCCGGCCGCTTGATCGTCGAATGCCTGCTGGCCCAGGGCGTCGAATGCGCCTTCGGCGTGCCGGGCGAGAGCTACCTCGCCGTGCTCGACGGCTTTCATGCGCACCGCGACCGCATCCGCTTCATCGTGAACCGCCAGGAAGGCGGTGCCGCCTTCATGGCCGAGGCGCACGGCAAGCTCACGGGGCGGCCGGGCATCTGCTTCGTGACGCGTGGGCCCGGCGCGACCAATGCGTCGATCGGCGTGCACACCGCCTTCCAGGACTCGACGCCGATGATCCTGTTCGTCGGCGATGTCGGCAGCGACTTCCGGGACCGCGAAGCGTTCCAGGAGGTCGACTACGGCAGCTTCTTCGGCCCCAGCACCAAGGGCTTCGCCAAGCGCGTGGAGCGCATCGACGATGCCGACCGCATCCCCGAATACATCGCGCGCGCCTTCGCCACCGCCATGAACGGCCGACCCGGTCCGGTGGTGCTGGTGCTGCCCGAGGACATGCTGCGCAGCATGACCAGCGCACGGCCGCTGACCCGTGTGGAGGCCGTTGAACCGTGGAGCGACCCGGGTGCATTGCGCACCTTGCGTCAGTTGCTGATGAAGGCGCAGCGGCCCTTCGTGATCGCCGGCGGCGGTGGCTGGACGCCGCAGTCGGCCCAGGCGTTGCAGCGATTCGCGGAGAACTGGCGGCTGCCGGTCGGCAACGCCTTCCGCTACCAGGACACCTTCGACAACCACCACCCGCTCTACGCCGGCGATGTCGGCATCGCGATCAATCCGAAGCTCGCGGCGCGCGTGAAGGCGGCCGATCTGATCATCGCCATCGGCCCGCGCCTCGGCGAGATGACGACCAACGGCTACACCCTGCTCGAGGCGCCGAAGCCGATGCAGACGCTGGTGCACATCCACGCGAGCGCGGAAGAACTCAACCGCGTGTACCAGGCCGATCTCGCGATCAACGCCGGCATGAGTGCCGCGGCGCGCAGCCTCGAGGTGCTGAGCGCGCCGCCGGAGTTGCCGTGGGAAGCGTGGACCGCTGCAGCGAACGCCGACTACCTCGCGAACCTTGAACCGCAGCCTTTGCCGGGGCTGCCGGCCGATGCGCCGCGTGGCGCCGTCGACATGGCCGCGGTGGTGGTGCTGCTGCAGAAGCACCTGCCCGCCGATGCGGCCATCACCAACGGCGCTGGCAACTTCGCAAGCTGGGTACATCGCTTCTTCCGCTACCACGGCCTCGCGAAGGGCTACAAGACGCAGCTCGCGCCGACCAGCGGCGCGATGGGCTACGGCGTACCGGCAGGCATCGCGTGCCATCTCACGACAGGCCGCACGGCTTTCACGATCGCGGGCGACGGCGATTTCCTGATGAACGGACAGGAGCTCGCCACCGCGTCGCAGCATGGTGGCAAGAGCATCATCGTGCTGCTCAACAACGGCATGTTCGGCACCATCCGCATGCACCAGGAGCGCGAGTACCCGCGGAACGTGAGCGGCACTGCACTGACGAACCCGGACTTCTGCGCGCTCGCGCGTGCCTATGGCTACGCGGCGGAGAAGGTCACGGCTACCGATCAGTTCGAAGCGGCGCTGTTGCGCGCGCTGGCGGCCGACACCGGCACGCTGATCGAGATTCCGCTCGACCCCGAAGTGATCACCACGCGCGGCACGCTGAGCGCGATCACCGAGGCCGCGCAGGCCAAGGGCTGA
- a CDS encoding TetR/AcrR family transcriptional regulator — protein MASSPSPPRLRDADKSQLTILTAALDEFSQFGFAGARVDRIAEQAGVNKRLIYYYFGNKDDLFLAVLERTYADIRAAEQALHLDAMDPVEAVRQLVSFTWHYYLEHPEFITLLNSENLHQAVHLKQSARIQEMNSPLVQLLADVLDRGRQQGLFRDGVDPIQLYISIASICYFYLSNNATLSAIFGRDLKAPKALAQRLSHMTEMVLGYVLR, from the coding sequence ATGGCCTCTTCCCCTTCGCCCCCGCGCCTGCGCGACGCCGACAAGTCCCAGCTGACCATCCTGACCGCGGCGCTCGATGAGTTCTCGCAGTTCGGCTTCGCGGGCGCACGCGTCGACCGCATCGCCGAGCAGGCCGGCGTGAACAAGCGGCTCATCTACTACTACTTCGGCAACAAGGACGACCTCTTCCTCGCGGTGCTCGAACGCACCTATGCCGACATCCGCGCGGCCGAGCAGGCGCTGCACCTCGACGCCATGGACCCGGTCGAGGCGGTACGCCAGCTGGTTTCCTTCACCTGGCACTACTACCTCGAGCACCCGGAATTCATCACGCTGCTCAACAGCGAGAACCTGCACCAGGCGGTGCATCTGAAGCAGTCCGCGCGTATCCAGGAAATGAATTCGCCGCTGGTGCAGTTGCTGGCCGACGTGCTCGACCGCGGCCGGCAGCAAGGCCTGTTCCGCGACGGCGTCGACCCGATCCAGCTCTACATCTCGATCGCCTCGATCTGCTACTTCTATCTCTCCAACAACGCCACGCTGTCCGCCATCTTCGGCCGTGACCTGAAGGCGCCGAAGGCACTGGCGCAACGCCTGTCGCACATGACGGAGATGGTGCTGGGCTACGTGCTTCGCTGA
- a CDS encoding ABC transporter permease: MLRRLLLQPALRPFFLIVVLLVLWDLAIRLFRIPAYLIPPPLEVVKQLIAEWPRLLSESWKTTLATLGGFGLTIVIGIPIAMVIAYSRLVESYVYPLLVFSQSIPKVAIAPLFVVWFGFGIFPKVISAFLLGFFPVVVSTVMGFKSVEPDMLDLARSMGASRLQTFFKISLPQALPAIFSGLKVSVTLAVVGAVVGEFVGSNSGIGYVLQVANGNFDLPLMFAALVVLSSIGVVLFVAVDRAERLMIPWHASQRQVQ; this comes from the coding sequence ATGCTTCGCAGGCTTCTTCTGCAACCGGCCTTGCGCCCGTTCTTTCTCATCGTCGTGCTCCTGGTGCTCTGGGACCTCGCCATCCGGCTGTTCAGGATCCCGGCCTACCTCATCCCGCCACCGCTCGAGGTCGTCAAGCAGCTCATCGCCGAGTGGCCGCGCCTCTTGAGCGAGAGCTGGAAGACCACGCTCGCCACGCTCGGCGGCTTCGGGCTCACGATCGTCATCGGCATCCCGATCGCGATGGTCATCGCGTACTCGCGGCTCGTGGAGTCGTACGTCTATCCGCTGCTGGTGTTCTCGCAGAGCATCCCGAAGGTCGCGATCGCGCCGCTGTTCGTTGTGTGGTTCGGCTTTGGCATCTTCCCGAAGGTGATCTCGGCCTTCCTGCTCGGATTCTTCCCGGTCGTCGTCTCCACCGTGATGGGCTTCAAATCGGTCGAACCCGACATGCTCGACCTCGCCCGCTCGATGGGCGCGAGCCGCCTGCAGACCTTCTTCAAGATCAGCCTGCCGCAGGCGCTGCCCGCCATTTTCAGCGGCCTGAAGGTGTCGGTCACGCTGGCCGTCGTCGGCGCCGTGGTGGGCGAATTCGTCGGCTCCAACTCGGGCATCGGCTACGTGCTGCAGGTCGCCAACGGCAACTTCGACCTGCCGCTGATGTTCGCCGCGCTCGTGGTGCTCTCGAGCATCGGCGTGGTCCTCTTCGTCGCCGTCGACCGGGCCGAGCGGCTGATGATTCCCTGGCATGCCTCGCAACGCCAGGTGCAGTGA
- a CDS encoding ABC transporter substrate-binding protein: MKRLLPTLIAAAATAVLTAAAPVHAQTKAPEKVTLMLNWYLYSEHAPFFLGKERGFYAEEGIDLDIQEGRGSAVTAQAVAAKSATFGYIDVTTMIKAAAKGAPLKSTGVLFQVSPMSVMGFTEKNIRTPKDIIGKTVATTPGDSMSQMWPLFLKVNDIKPDQVKIVSGDGQTKLNAVMNGQADLLLGYVMDQAIKLQDATGKPVTPIRFADSGVNQISSGIITNKNLLTENPDLVKRFMRASTKAAEAAEKSPEAAVDAMLKANPKAGVRETLIVGMKQSVALYHTKETANQRPFRVSMKNVNDSLDLLVQYGGMDAATRGKPEDYVTLDFLPAN, from the coding sequence ATGAAGAGACTGCTCCCCACACTGATCGCAGCGGCTGCCACCGCGGTGCTCACGGCCGCGGCACCGGTGCATGCGCAGACCAAGGCGCCCGAGAAGGTCACGCTGATGCTCAACTGGTACCTCTACAGCGAGCACGCGCCCTTCTTCCTCGGCAAGGAGCGCGGCTTCTATGCCGAGGAAGGCATCGACCTCGACATCCAGGAGGGCCGCGGCTCGGCCGTCACGGCGCAGGCCGTTGCCGCCAAGTCGGCGACCTTCGGCTACATCGACGTCACGACCATGATCAAGGCGGCCGCCAAGGGCGCGCCGCTCAAGTCGACGGGCGTGTTGTTCCAGGTAAGCCCGATGTCGGTCATGGGCTTCACCGAGAAGAACATCAGGACGCCGAAAGACATCATCGGAAAGACGGTGGCGACCACGCCGGGCGACTCGATGTCGCAGATGTGGCCGCTCTTCCTGAAGGTCAACGACATCAAGCCCGACCAGGTAAAGATCGTCTCGGGCGACGGCCAGACCAAGCTCAACGCCGTGATGAACGGGCAGGCCGATCTGCTGCTGGGCTACGTGATGGACCAGGCCATCAAGCTGCAGGACGCCACCGGCAAGCCGGTGACGCCGATCCGCTTCGCGGACTCGGGCGTGAACCAGATCAGTTCCGGGATCATCACCAACAAGAATCTGCTGACCGAGAACCCCGACCTGGTCAAGCGCTTCATGCGCGCGTCCACCAAGGCCGCGGAAGCCGCCGAGAAGAGCCCCGAGGCCGCAGTCGACGCGATGCTCAAGGCCAACCCGAAGGCCGGCGTGCGCGAGACGCTCATCGTCGGCATGAAGCAGAGCGTCGCGCTGTACCACACCAAGGAAACCGCCAACCAGCGCCCTTTCCGCGTGAGCATGAAGAACGTGAACGACTCGCTCGACCTGCTGGTGCAGTACGGCGGCATGGACGCGGCCACGCGCGGCAAGCCTGAAGACTACGTGACGCTCGATTTCCTGCCCGCGAACTGA
- a CDS encoding ABC transporter ATP-binding protein — MSDVLIEARGVTKVYATKDGPVESLKPLDFAIRRGEFVSVVGPSGCGKSTLLKMVAGLLPITGGSLTLSGKPIQGPQKDVGIVFQSAVLLAWRSVLDNILLQAEIRHLPMAAARARAAELIAMAGLTGFEGKYPWQLSGGMQQRASICRALLHDPTVLLMDEPFGALDAMTREKMNLELRRIWAASGKTVMLITHSIPEAVYLSDRVIVMSERPGTIAAVYDIELPRERPLDIMGSAAFGEYAKTIRGHFFSQGILDH; from the coding sequence ATGTCCGATGTCCTGATCGAAGCCCGCGGCGTCACCAAGGTCTACGCCACCAAGGACGGCCCGGTCGAGTCGCTCAAGCCGCTCGACTTCGCGATCCGCCGGGGCGAGTTCGTCTCGGTCGTGGGACCGTCGGGCTGCGGCAAGAGCACGCTGCTCAAGATGGTGGCGGGGCTGCTGCCGATCACGGGCGGCTCGCTCACGTTGTCGGGCAAGCCGATCCAGGGTCCGCAGAAGGACGTGGGCATCGTGTTCCAGAGCGCGGTGCTGCTGGCCTGGCGCAGCGTGCTCGACAACATCCTGCTGCAGGCCGAAATCCGCCACCTGCCGATGGCCGCCGCACGCGCACGGGCCGCCGAACTGATCGCCATGGCTGGGCTGACAGGCTTCGAGGGCAAGTACCCATGGCAGCTCTCTGGCGGCATGCAGCAGCGCGCGTCGATCTGCCGCGCCCTGCTGCACGACCCGACGGTGCTGCTGATGGACGAGCCCTTCGGCGCGCTCGACGCGATGACACGCGAGAAAATGAACCTCGAGCTGCGCCGCATCTGGGCTGCGTCGGGCAAGACGGTGATGCTCATCACCCACAGCATCCCCGAGGCGGTGTACCTGTCGGACCGCGTCATCGTGATGAGCGAGCGGCCGGGCACCATCGCCGCCGTCTACGACATCGAACTGCCGCGCGAGCGCCCGTTGGACATCATGGGCTCCGCGGCCTTCGGCGAATACGCCAAGACCATCCGCGGGCACTTTTTTTCGCAAGGCATCCTCGACCACTGA
- a CDS encoding enolase C-terminal domain-like protein: MAPVAPRFHVDDLRFTERAVRLRLPFRFGAVTVTACPQVYVRARIRFEDGRTSEGCAAEMMIPKWFDKDPSLSNEQNFEQLRQALRNAREAYTTTGAAQCAWDHFAEHYEDVLAMGWRQGLGPLVASYGPALIDRAVLDAVCLHLGCGFGDAMARNLAGIDLSRHDLAPDLHGFDLDGFLAQPRGRPSIAARHTVGLADAIRDADLGDADPRDGLPASLEAAIARYGHRHFKLKLSGDTRADIERLTRIADVIDAQAALVTLDGNEQYADVEAFSQFLDAFLAAPQLKTMAAKTAFIEQPIQRAQALERNVRAAAARMPLLVDESDATLDSFLQARALGYTGVSSKSCKGFYKSIVNAARCEQARSRGEALFLSGEDLTMQAGVGLQQDLALVGWLGLDHVERNGHHYVDGMAALPVDEQRAFAALHPALYAESDGAVRLRIVDGQIDLSSLGTTGFATGERGAGIRWDAMGTTY; this comes from the coding sequence ATGGCCCCCGTGGCGCCCCGCTTCCACGTCGACGACCTCCGCTTCACCGAGCGAGCCGTGCGGCTGCGGCTGCCCTTTCGCTTCGGCGCGGTCACGGTCACGGCGTGTCCGCAGGTCTACGTGCGTGCGCGCATCCGTTTCGAGGATGGCCGCACCAGCGAAGGTTGTGCGGCGGAGATGATGATTCCCAAATGGTTCGACAAGGATCCGTCGCTGTCGAACGAACAGAACTTCGAACAGTTGCGCCAGGCGTTGCGCAACGCACGCGAGGCCTACACGACAACCGGTGCGGCGCAGTGCGCATGGGACCATTTCGCCGAGCACTACGAGGACGTCCTGGCGATGGGCTGGCGCCAAGGCCTGGGGCCGCTGGTGGCCAGCTACGGCCCCGCGCTGATCGACCGCGCCGTGCTCGACGCCGTGTGCCTCCACCTGGGCTGCGGCTTCGGCGATGCGATGGCCCGCAACCTCGCCGGCATCGACCTGTCACGCCATGACCTGGCGCCGGACCTGCACGGCTTCGACCTCGACGGCTTCCTGGCACAGCCGCGCGGACGCCCATCGATCGCGGCGCGCCACACCGTCGGCCTGGCCGATGCCATCCGCGATGCGGACCTCGGCGATGCCGACCCGCGCGACGGCTTGCCCGCCTCGCTCGAAGCCGCCATCGCGCGCTACGGCCACCGCCACTTCAAGCTCAAGCTGTCGGGCGACACGCGCGCCGACATCGAGCGCCTGACGCGCATCGCCGATGTGATCGACGCGCAGGCCGCGCTGGTCACGCTGGACGGCAACGAGCAGTACGCGGACGTCGAGGCCTTCTCGCAGTTCCTCGATGCCTTCCTCGCCGCGCCGCAGCTCAAGACGATGGCCGCGAAGACCGCGTTCATCGAGCAGCCCATCCAGCGTGCGCAGGCCCTGGAGCGCAACGTGCGCGCCGCAGCGGCACGCATGCCCCTGCTGGTCGACGAGTCCGACGCCACGCTCGACAGCTTCCTGCAGGCGCGCGCGCTCGGCTACACCGGCGTGTCGAGCAAGAGCTGCAAGGGCTTCTACAAGTCGATCGTCAACGCGGCGCGCTGCGAACAGGCGCGTTCGCGGGGCGAGGCGCTGTTCCTCTCTGGCGAAGACCTCACGATGCAGGCCGGCGTCGGGCTGCAGCAGGACCTGGCGCTCGTCGGCTGGCTGGGTCTCGACCATGTCGAGCGCAATGGCCACCACTACGTCGATGGCATGGCCGCGCTGCCGGTGGACGAGCAACGCGCCTTCGCTGCGCTGCACCCGGCCCTGTACGCCGAGAGCGATGGTGCGGTGCGCCTGCGCATCGTCGACGGGCAGATCGATCTGTCGTCGCTCGGCACGACCGGTTTCGCCACCGGTGAGCGCGGCGCCGGCATCCGCTGGGATGCCATGGGCACGACCTACTGA
- a CDS encoding tripartite tricarboxylate transporter substrate binding protein: protein MTTFARIAATASMACIAALTAPGAVAQNGYPNKPIRVIVPFAAGSTTDIIARAITDKMGQSMGQTLVVDNRGGASGTIGQQAVATAAPDGYTIMIHSSSHTVSPSTFAKLPFDTVGDFVGVTPISTLPNALVISPSKNIKTLKDLVAAAKAKPGTINFASAGQGSATHLNAEKFKMAANIDATNIPFKGSADAVTEVLSGRVDYYFSPIAPVIGQIKEGSLLALAVGSPKRAAALPDVPTTAEAGVPGSEFNFWIGMMAPAKTPRDIVTRLHDEVVKALATPEVKERFLKLGADAWTLQPAQFDAYIKEEIGSNAKLVKAAGLSPQ from the coding sequence ATGACCACTTTCGCCCGCATCGCCGCGACCGCCTCGATGGCGTGCATTGCCGCATTGACCGCCCCAGGCGCCGTCGCGCAGAACGGCTATCCCAACAAGCCGATCCGCGTGATCGTGCCCTTCGCCGCCGGCAGCACCACCGACATCATTGCCCGTGCCATCACCGACAAGATGGGCCAGAGCATGGGGCAGACGCTGGTGGTGGACAACCGCGGCGGCGCCAGCGGCACCATCGGCCAGCAGGCCGTGGCCACGGCCGCGCCGGACGGCTACACGATCATGATCCACTCGTCGTCGCACACGGTGAGCCCGTCGACCTTCGCCAAGCTGCCCTTCGACACTGTGGGCGACTTCGTCGGTGTCACGCCCATCTCCACGCTGCCGAACGCGCTGGTGATCTCGCCATCGAAGAACATCAAGACGCTGAAGGATCTGGTGGCCGCCGCCAAGGCCAAGCCGGGGACCATCAACTTCGCCTCGGCCGGCCAGGGCAGCGCCACGCACCTGAACGCCGAGAAGTTCAAGATGGCCGCCAACATCGATGCGACCAACATCCCGTTCAAGGGCTCGGCCGACGCCGTGACCGAGGTGCTGTCGGGCCGCGTCGACTACTACTTCTCGCCCATCGCGCCGGTCATCGGCCAGATCAAGGAAGGCTCGCTGCTGGCGCTGGCCGTCGGCTCGCCCAAGCGCGCGGCCGCGCTGCCCGACGTGCCGACCACGGCCGAAGCCGGCGTGCCCGGCTCGGAGTTCAACTTCTGGATCGGAATGATGGCGCCGGCGAAGACGCCGCGCGACATCGTCACGCGCCTGCACGACGAAGTCGTGAAGGCCCTCGCCACGCCCGAGGTGAAGGAACGCTTCCTGAAGCTCGGCGCAGACGCGTGGACGCTGCAGCCCGCGCAGTTCGACGCCTACATCAAGGAAGAGATCGGCAGCAACGCCAAGCTGGTGAAGGCCGCCGGCCTGTCGCCCCAGTAA
- a CDS encoding Gfo/Idh/MocA family protein, producing the protein MATQRLGLIMHGVTGRMGMNQHLIRSICAIRAQGGVTLSNGDKVMPDPILIGRNAEKMEALAKKHGIARWGTDLDKALENKDDTIFFDAGTTQMRPTLLAKAIRAGKHVYCEKPIATNLNEAVEIARLAEGSGLKHGAVQDKLFLPGLRKLDMLRRAGFFGRMLSVRLEFGYWVFEGDLQPIQRPSWNYRKEDGGGMILDMMCHWRYVLDNLFGEVKSVSCIGATHIPKRWDENDQPYEATADDAAYATCELTGHNGEPVIAQINMSWVTRVRRDDLVTFHVDGTDGSAVAGLSSCRAQSRVATPRPVWNPDEKQTMNFFDQWQEIPDSQVYDNGFKIQWEAFIRHVVENAPYKWTLPEGAKGVQLVEAALESWKDRRWVDVPALKV; encoded by the coding sequence ATGGCTACACAACGACTCGGACTCATCATGCACGGCGTCACCGGACGCATGGGCATGAACCAGCATCTGATCCGCTCCATCTGCGCCATCCGCGCGCAAGGCGGCGTCACGCTCTCGAACGGCGACAAGGTCATGCCCGACCCGATCCTGATCGGCCGCAACGCCGAGAAGATGGAAGCGCTGGCCAAGAAGCACGGCATCGCGCGCTGGGGCACCGACCTCGACAAGGCGCTCGAGAACAAGGACGACACGATCTTCTTCGACGCCGGCACCACGCAGATGCGCCCCACCCTGCTGGCCAAGGCCATCCGCGCCGGCAAGCACGTGTACTGCGAGAAGCCGATCGCGACCAACCTCAACGAAGCCGTCGAGATCGCGCGCCTGGCCGAAGGCTCGGGCCTCAAGCACGGCGCCGTGCAGGACAAGCTCTTCCTCCCCGGTCTGCGCAAGCTCGACATGCTGCGCCGCGCCGGCTTCTTCGGCCGCATGCTGAGCGTGCGCCTGGAGTTCGGCTACTGGGTGTTCGAGGGCGACCTGCAACCCATCCAACGTCCGAGCTGGAACTACCGCAAGGAAGATGGCGGCGGGATGATCCTGGACATGATGTGCCACTGGCGCTACGTGCTGGACAACCTCTTCGGTGAAGTCAAGTCGGTGAGCTGCATCGGCGCGACGCACATCCCCAAGCGCTGGGACGAGAACGACCAGCCGTACGAAGCGACCGCCGACGACGCCGCTTACGCGACCTGCGAACTCACCGGTCACAACGGCGAGCCGGTGATCGCGCAGATCAACATGAGCTGGGTCACGCGCGTGCGCCGCGACGACCTCGTCACCTTCCACGTCGACGGCACCGACGGCTCGGCCGTGGCGGGCCTGTCGAGCTGCCGTGCACAGTCGCGCGTGGCCACGCCCCGCCCGGTGTGGAACCCGGACGAGAAGCAGACGATGAACTTCTTCGACCAGTGGCAGGAGATCCCCGATTCGCAGGTCTACGACAACGGCTTCAAGATCCAGTGGGAAGCCTTCATCCGCCACGTGGTCGAGAACGCGCCGTACAAGTGGACGCTGCCCGAAGGCGCGAAGGGCGTGCAGCTGGTCGAGGCCGCGCTCGAATCGTGGAAGGACCGTCGCTGGGTCGACGTGCCCGCGCTGAAGGTCTGA